In one Triplophysa dalaica isolate WHDGS20190420 chromosome 9, ASM1584641v1, whole genome shotgun sequence genomic region, the following are encoded:
- the hmgb1b gene encoding high mobility group protein B1b: MGKDPKKPRGKMSSYAYFVQTCREEHKKKHPEASVNFSEFSKKCSERWRTMSAKEKGKFEDMAKLDKVRYEGEMKNYIPPKGEKKRRFKDPNAPKRPPSAFFVFCGDYRSKIKGENPGLTIGDIAKKLGEMWNSSSAEVKQPYEKKAAKLKEKYDKDIALYRTKGIAGLSKKDDDEEDEDEDEEEEDEDDD; encoded by the exons ATGGGTAAAGATCCAAAGAAGCCCAGAGGAAAGATGTCCTCTTACGCCTACTTTGTGCAAACATGTCGCGAAGAGCACAAAAAGAAGCATCCTGAAGCCAGTGTTAACTTCTCTGAATTCTCCAAGAAGTGTTCAGAGCGATGGAGG ACAATGTCTGCCAAAGAAAAGGGTAAGTTTGAGGACATGGCAAAGTTAGATAAAGTTCGCTATGAGGGAGAGATGAAGAACTACATCCCACCCAAGGGGGAGAAGAAGAGGCGATTTAAGGATCCTAACGCACCCAAAAGACCACC GTCAGCATTCTTCGTATTCTGTGGCGATTACCGCTCTAAAATTAAGGGGGAGAACCCAGGTTTGACCATTGGAGACATTGCTAAGAAGCTTGGAGAAATGTGGAACAGCTCATCGGCTGAAGTAAAGCAGCCCTATGAGAAGAAGGCTGCCAAGCTTAAGGAGAAGTATGACAAG gATATTGCCCTATACCGCACAAAGGGAATTGCAGGCTTGTCCAAAAAAGACGATGACgaggaggatgaagatgaagatgaggaggaagaagaCGAGGATGATGACTAG
- the LOC130429100 gene encoding testis-expressed protein 26-like isoform X1, with protein MGKTTMANYDVHRRLETYETSHKRDFVYRPILSTPELRPKTSVRIYKNSYALDVPVSTTLYSEDFCWKPVSKTACIRSATASGQGRNNPHPSQAFMVWGYSPKQMKSLSDGKPLTERDIQKALSEQYRSTYRVDFLGLPQGMMKNQITLAPSKQSHADNYCTQTEMRYNYKPILKAELLGKNSRYGCNKLHGVAARGIVPTIVHSDMNNLRYSKQHTTYNKHFGSQHADVSSVFSSIQPQVFQQFAEHLASEAEKKDVKTLWRTASLSAHELRMKKSGVFLRPHPTLERMSAWPGPL; from the exons ATGGGCAAGACAACCATGGCAAATTATG ATGTTCACAGAAGATTGGAAACCTATGAGACTTCACATAAAAGAGACTTTGTTTACAGACCCATCTTATCTACTCCAGAATTAAG accaaaAACATCTGTCCGGATCTATAAGAATTCATATGCATTGGATGTTCCCGTGAGTACAACTCTGTATAGTGAAGACTTTTGTTGGAAGCCTGTTTCAAAGACGGCCTGCATAAGGTCTGCCACAGCATCTGGACAAGGAAGGAACAACCCACACCCAAGCCAG GCGTTTATGGTATGGGGCTATTCTCCAAAGCAAATGAAAAGCCTTTCCGATGGCAAACCTTTGACTGAGCGGGACATCCAAAAGGCTCTGAGTGAACAATACAGGTCTACATACAGAGTAGACTTTCTTGGATTACCCCAAG GGATGATGAAGAACCAAATAACTCTTGCACCTTCAAAACAGAGTCATGCCGATAATTACTGTACCCAGACTGAAATGAGATACAACTACAAACCCATATTGAAAGCTGAGCTATTGGGGAAGAATTCTCGCTATGGATGTAACAAACTGCATGGTGTAGCAGCGAGGGGTATTG TCCCCACAATTGTTCACAGTGATATGAATAACCTGAGGTACAGTAAACAGCACACCACCTATAATAAGCATTTTGGAAGCCAACATGCTGATGTCTCATCAGTTTTCAGTTCCATTCAGCCACAGGTGTTTCAACAGTTTGCTGAGCATCTTGCATCTGAGGCAG AAAAGAAAGATGTGAAGACATTGTGGCGCACAGCTAGCCTCTCTGCTCATGAATTGAGGATGAAGAAATCTGGTGTTTTCTTGCGACCCCATCCCACTCTAGAGAGGATGTCAGCCTGGCCTGGACCTTTATAA
- the LOC130429100 gene encoding uncharacterized protein LOC130429100 isoform X2 yields the protein MGKTTMANYDVHRRLETYETSHKRDFVYRPILSTPELRPKTSVRIYKNSYALDVPVSTTLYSEDFCWKPVSKTACIRSATASGQGRNNPHPSQAFMVWGYSPKQMKSLSDGKPLTERDIQKALSEQYRSTYRVDFLGLPQGMMKNQITLAPSKQSHADNYCTQTEMRYNYKPILKAELLGKNSRYGCNKLHGVAARVPTIVHSDMNNLRYSKQHTTYNKHFGSQHADVSSVFSSIQPQVFQQFAEHLASEAEKKDVKTLWRTASLSAHELRMKKSGVFLRPHPTLERMSAWPGPL from the exons ATGGGCAAGACAACCATGGCAAATTATG ATGTTCACAGAAGATTGGAAACCTATGAGACTTCACATAAAAGAGACTTTGTTTACAGACCCATCTTATCTACTCCAGAATTAAG accaaaAACATCTGTCCGGATCTATAAGAATTCATATGCATTGGATGTTCCCGTGAGTACAACTCTGTATAGTGAAGACTTTTGTTGGAAGCCTGTTTCAAAGACGGCCTGCATAAGGTCTGCCACAGCATCTGGACAAGGAAGGAACAACCCACACCCAAGCCAG GCGTTTATGGTATGGGGCTATTCTCCAAAGCAAATGAAAAGCCTTTCCGATGGCAAACCTTTGACTGAGCGGGACATCCAAAAGGCTCTGAGTGAACAATACAGGTCTACATACAGAGTAGACTTTCTTGGATTACCCCAAG GGATGATGAAGAACCAAATAACTCTTGCACCTTCAAAACAGAGTCATGCCGATAATTACTGTACCCAGACTGAAATGAGATACAACTACAAACCCATATTGAAAGCTGAGCTATTGGGGAAGAATTCTCGCTATGGATGTAACAAACTGCATGGTGTAGCAGCGAGGG TCCCCACAATTGTTCACAGTGATATGAATAACCTGAGGTACAGTAAACAGCACACCACCTATAATAAGCATTTTGGAAGCCAACATGCTGATGTCTCATCAGTTTTCAGTTCCATTCAGCCACAGGTGTTTCAACAGTTTGCTGAGCATCTTGCATCTGAGGCAG AAAAGAAAGATGTGAAGACATTGTGGCGCACAGCTAGCCTCTCTGCTCATGAATTGAGGATGAAGAAATCTGGTGTTTTCTTGCGACCCCATCCCACTCTAGAGAGGATGTCAGCCTGGCCTGGACCTTTATAA